The following nucleotide sequence is from Aggregicoccus sp. 17bor-14.
CCCGGCCATGCGCGCGGCGCTGCAGGCGCGCGGCGTGCGCACCAACGATCACTTCATCGGAGACGCGGGCGCCGAGGCCTACTGGACCCTGGACGAGCTGGAGCGCCGGCTCGCCGCGCTGCCCTCAGACGGCGTGGTGGAGCTGATGTGCCACCCGGGCTACGCCCCCGAGACGCTGCAGAGCGGCTACGCGCAGCAGCGCGAGGTGGAGCTGCACACCTTCCTGCACCCGCGGGCGCGCGCGCTGCTCGCCGGCGCGGGCGTGCCGGTGGCGGACTTCCGCGTGCTGCACGCGGCCTGAGGCGCGAGGGCGCCCTCGTCCCCGGGTCCACCCCTCGCGTCCGGCGGCCAGCAATGCGGCGCGCGAGCGCGCACTGGGCGACGCTCCGGGTGCGCGGTGAGGTGGGGCCTCGCTGCGGGCGGTGACTATGTCCTCCCGGCCATGAACACCCACTCGCGCGTCCTGCCGCTCGCCGCGGGGCTCCTGCTCGCGGCGCACGCCGCCGCCTGGGCACAGCCGCTGCTCCCCCCTGCCCCCCGCGCTCCGGCGCCGGCTTCGGTGCCGAGCGCGGCGCTGCGCGCGGACCCACCGGTGAAGCGCCCGCTCACGAAGCAGGAGCGCGAGGTGATGCGCCGCCGCAACCTCCGCCACATCGCCCTGCTGGGGGTGTCGGTCGTTCTCGCCGGAGGAGGCCTCTTCTTCGGCGCGCGCTCCAAGAACACCCACGAGGAGGCCCTGAAGGAGGCCTACCAGGTGGCCGCCTACGACAAGCTGGTGGAGGCGAGGCGGCAGGCGATCATCGCGGACCTCGCCTTCGGTGGCGCCGCGCTCTCGCTCGCCGGTGCCGCGGTGAGCTACTTCTTCTTCCGCAGCCCGCCCCCGCCTCCGGAGACGCCGTCCCCGCAGGCGTCGCCGGAGCAGCCCTCCTCTGGCCCGCCCCCGCCGCTCGAGCTCCCGCCGCCCCCGCCAGGAGGCGCGCGATGAGCGGCCCGCGCCGCGGCCGCCGCATCACCGGCCTCGCCTCGCTGCAGCTCGCCCTGCTGCTCGCGCTGGGCGCCTGCAAGCCGGTGGACCCGCACGAGGAGCTCACCAAGGTCCCTCCCGTCTGCATCGGCAACGGCCAGTGCGCCCCGGGCTTCACCTGCATCGAGCAGGTCTGCTACCTGCTCCCGGGCGAGGCCTGCAACGACGCCTTCCAGAACCTGCCCTGCAAGCTGCGCGAGGGCGTGTGCGCGGGCGCCCTGCGCCCCTGCGTGGACGGACTCGTGGCGCAGCAGTGCACGGAGGCGGACTACGGCCCCGACTACGAGCTCGAGGAGACGCGCTGCGACGGGCTCGACAACGACTGCGACGGGCAGGTGGACGAGGGCAGCGACGGCGGCCTCTGCCCGCCGGTGCCCGACGGAGGGCCTTGAGCGGGACGTCCGGGGCTCAGCGCCTCAGGGCCCCCGGGCGCGCAGCTGCTCCCACGCGAGGTTGAGCCGGCGCGTCTCCTCCAGCGCCAGCGCCTGCAGCTTCGGCCCCAGCTGCGCCACCTTGTCCGGGTGGTACTGCGCAACGAGCGCGTGGTAGGCGCGCCGTACCTCGGCGAGCGGCGTGCCCGGCGCCACGCCCAGCACCTCCCACGGGGAGAGCGGTGCCTCGGCGTGCGCGTCGCCGTGCCCCCCTGAGGCTTCGTCCGGAGCTTCGTCCGGAGCTTCGTCCGGAGCCTCGTCGCGCGCCGCGTCCGGCGCCTCGTCCGGCTCCTCGTCCGCAGCCTCCTCGGCCTCGTCCGCGCCGCCGCCCTCGGGCTCCTCCTCCAGCGGCGCGGCGGCCGTGGCGCCGAGGCGCTCGGCGCAGTCGGCGCACAGGAGGGAGGGCTCCGCGGCATGGGGCAGGAGCCACTCGGAGAAGCACCCGTCGCACACGAGGAGGCGGCAGCCCTCGCAGCGCGCCGCCGCGTCCGCCTGCGCGAGCGAGGCAGCGCAGGCGGCGCAGGCCTCGGGCAGCGGGGCCTCCTCGCCGCACGCCGCGCAGCAGGCCCAGTGCGGCTCGAGCAGCGCCTCGCACGCGCTGCAGGCGAGCGCCGGTGCCGCCTCGTCCTCGGCGGGCCAGCGCTGCGGCTCGCCGCACCACGGGCAGTGGGGCATCTGCCACCCGACGCTGCCGCCGCAGCCGCGCGCGTCGCATGCGTAGTCCAGCGCGTAGCCTCCCGCGGCGTCGCCCGCGGGGTGGTGCTCGCCGAAGGACTCACCGCACGCGAAGCAGGCGTTGAAGTCCGCGTGCGAGGGCGCGCCGCACGCATCGCAGCGAGGGTCGTCCCCCTCGGGCTCCCAGCGCGACGGCTCGCCGCAGTCCGGGCAGTGCAGCATCCAGCGCACCCGCCGCGCGTGCGGGCAGGCGCGCCGCCGCGCGCGCTGGCGGTGGCCCGCGGGCTCCTCGCAGGGCGGAGGCTCCCCTCGCGCCAGCGCGCGCGCGTAGAGGCACGCCGCGCACGCGAGGCCGCGGCGGCGCGCGGGGGCGGCGCTGCGCAGGGCGGTGGCTGCCGCCGGCGCCTCGAGCAGCGCGGGGCGCAGGCAGGCCTCGCACACGCGCTCGGCGCACAGCGCGCACGCGGTGGACGCGAGGCGCCGGCCGCCCAGCCCGAGGAAGGCAGGCTTCAGCGCCTCGAGGCAGCACGGACACGCGGACATGCGCGCGAGGATACCTGCTCCACCCGGGCGCGCACGTTCGCGACCGCGCGCCCGCACCCGGGGTGCGGGCGCGCCTCAGTCCTGCGAGAAGGACGCGCCGAGCTGCTGGCGCACCGCGCGCGCGAGCTCCTCGGCGCGGTAGGGCCGGGGGCAGAGGGGCGCGGCGGGGCCGGCCCAGCCGGGGCGCTCGGTGCCTGCGAGCAGCAGGGGCACGGGGCGCGCGCGCGGCAGCGTGGCGAAGGTCTCCAGGAACACGCCCGCCTGGGTGGGCTCCGCGCTCGCGCTCAGGAGCACCAGGTCCACCGCGCCGGTGGCCGCCTTGCGCAGCGCCTCGGCGCCGTCGCGGGCGACGAGCACCTCGTAGCCCTGCGCGCGCAGCACCCGCTCCGCCTCGGCCTCCTGCTCCCGGTCCTCGTCCAGCAGCAGCACGCGCCGGGGCAGCGCCGCCACCTCCACCGCCGGGAGCCGCGGCAGCGTGAGGGTGAAGGAGGCGCCGGCGCCCTCGGTGCTGGTGAGCGCGAGCTCGCCGCCGTGCATGCGTGCGATGGAGCGGCTGATGAAGAGCCCCAGCCCGAGGCCGCCGAAGTTGCGGTGGCTCGCGTTGCGCGCGCGGTAGAAGCGCTGGAACACCTGGGACTGGTCCGCGCCCGGGATGCCGATGCCGCGGTCGCGCACGCGCAGGCACACGTCGCCCTCGCCCCCGGTCCCGTCCGGAAGCGCCCCCACCTCCACCGCGATGGGCTCGGCCGCGGGGCTGTACTTGTGCGCGTTCTCCAGCAGGTTCACCAGCACCTGCTCGAGCCGGTCGCGGTCGCCCTGCACCCAGAGCCGCTCGGCGGGCACCGCGAGCGTGATGCTGCGGCCGAAGGCGTGGCGGAACTGGTCCACCACCTCGGCGACGAGCTGCGCGAGCTCCAGGGGCGCGCGCTGCAGCGAGAGCTTGCCCAGCTCGAGGCGGCTCGCGTCCAGCAAGTGGTCCACCAGCCCCGCGAGCCGGTCCACCTGGCGCTTGCACTTGAGCACCGTGGAGAGCTCCACGGGCTGGCCCGCGGCGAGCCGGCGCTCCATGCCCCAGAGGCTGAGCTTCAGCGGGGTGAGGGGCGTCTTGAGCTCGTGGCTCGCGATGGACATGAACTCCTCGCGCACCTTGAGGGCGCTCTGGGCCTCGCGCAGCAGCCGCGCGTTCTCCACCGCCACCGCGAGCTGCCCCGCCGCGGCGCTCCACAGGTCCAGCTCGCGCACGCTGAAGGCCGTGCCCTGCGCCTTGTAGAGCAGCAGCAGCCCCACCGTGCGGCCCTGGGCCACCAGGGGCAGCGCGGCGAAGAGGCAGCCCATCGCATCGCCGTAGCCGCGCTGGATGCCGATCTGCGGCTGCCCGGTGGCGAGCGCCTTCTGGAACGCGTCCGCCTCGGGCTCGAGCGGGGACTCGGGCGCGGCCCCCGGCGCCGCCAGGTCGCTCACCGCCACGCGCCGCAGGCCCTGGCCCGCCTCCGAGAGGTAGACCTCGGCGCGCTGCACCTGCGCGCAGCGCACCAGGGCGATGACGGCCGCGGCGCACACGCTGTTGACCTCCAGCGTCTCGCTCACCGCGCGCGCGATCTCCTGCAGCGCGCGGCTGAAGGCCACCTCGTCGTCCACGCCGCTGGGCTCGAGGACCAGCAGCGCGCCGCCGCCCTCCGCCGCCCCCACCGGCTGCACCTGCACCCGCACCTGGCGCAGCGCGCAGGTGAGCACGTGCCCCGCGTGCGCGCGCCCCTCGCGCACCGCGTGCTCCAGCGCGTCGCGGCCGCGCCCCTGCTCGAGCGCATCCAGCAGCGCGCCGCCCACCTCCAGCACCACCCCCGTCTTGCGGGTGAAGTCCGCCTCCACCCAGGTCACGTTCAGCCGGCCGTCCACGCGCAGCACCGCCTGGGGCAGCAGCGGCAGCAGGCGCGAGAGGTCCGAGTGGGGCATGGCAGGGGGGGCCGGGGGAGGCGGGGCGCTGGGGCAGAGGACAGCGCGTTCCCCCGGCCGCGGCCAGGGCCGCCGGGCAGCGACGTCCGCCCCTCGACAGGCGGGGCAGACAGGCAGCCGAGGGGAGCGCAGGGAGCCTGGAAATCTCCAGCCGCGCGCGCCTCCGGATGCCCTGTGGTAAACGCCCGCGCCATGCCTTCGCAGCGTCAGCCCCAGACCGTGACCCAGCCCACCAAGGAGCTGCAGGTCTTCCCCAACCCCAACCCCGAGCGCGACTACGAGATCACCTTCGAGTGCCCGGAGTTCACCTGCCTGTGCCCGCTCACGGGCCAGCCGGACTTCGCGAGCTTCGAGATCCGCTACGTGCCGGACCAGCTGTGCGTGGAGTCCAAGAGCCTCAAGCTCTACCTCTGGAGCTTCCGCAACGAGGGCGCCTTCCACGAGAAGGTGACCAACGACATCGCGAACCACATCATCGAGGCGGTGGACCCGCGCCACCTCACCATCGAGGGCACCTTCTTCGTGCGCGGCGGCATCACCACGCTGGTCACCGTGCGCCACGACAAGGCGGGGCGTGCCGCCTCCGCCCCGCGGCCCGCCTCAGCCAAGCGCCGCGCGCCGGTGGCGCTGCCCGGCCGCGGCCGCCTCGTGAAGGCCGGCCGCTAGCGCGCGCGCCTACTGCCCGGCCGGCGCGTCCGAGGCGGTGCGCTGCAGCGCCTCGTCCGCGCGCTGCTGCGCGCCCGTCTCGATGCGCGAGGCCGCCTCGCGCACGTTCTGCAGCTGCCGGGTGGGCACCTCGGGGGACGCGGCGGGCGCGCGCGTCTCCAGCCCGTAGTGGGCCACGGTGAGCACCGCGGCGAGGGCAAGCACGAAGAGGACGACCTTGGCCACGGGGCCTCCGGGTGGGGACTGCGGGGTCAGTGCTGCAACAGCGTGTGCACCAGCGGCAGCCACTTTGCCTGGGTGGCCCAGAGCCCGGTGCCCGCGCCGCCCAGGGCGAGCAGCGCGGCCGTCCACTTGAGCCGGCGCAGCAGGCGCTTCACGCGCCCGCGGCCCTCGAGCCGCTTGAGCTCCGCCTGGGTGAGGTGCGCGAGCGCCTCGGTCTCGGTGAGCTTGCCGCGCTCGCGCAGGAAGGCGACGAGCAGCGCCGAGTGGCTCACCTTCACCGCGCGCACCAGGTAGGCCTCGAGCGCGCGGCGCATGGCGGCCGCGTCCGCGTAGCGGTCCTTGGGCTTCGTCTGCATCGCGCGGCGCACGATCTCCGCGAGCTCGCGCGGCACGTGCGGGGCCACCTTGGAGAGCGGCAGGTAGTGGCCGTCGCGCACGCGCGCGAAGACCTCGCCCGCGGTCTTGCCCTGGAAGGGGCGCGCGCCGCTGAGCGCCTCGTAGAGCAGCACGCCCAGCGAGAAGAGGTCGGTGCGCCCGTCGATGGCGCCGCCCGTCACCTGCTCGGGGGACATGTACGAGGGCGTGCCCACCGCGAAGCCCTGCTTCGTGAGCGCCTCCAGCCCCGCGTCCTTCGCGATGCCGAAGTCCATCAGCTTCACCTCGCCGGACTTGGTGAGCATCACGTTGCCGGGCTTGAGGTCGCGGTGGATGATGTGGCGGAAGTGCGCGTGGTCCAGCGCGCTCGCGATGCGCGCGCCCACCACGGCCGCCACCTCGGGCGAGAGCGCGCCCTCGCGGATGAGCCCCTGCAGCGTGGGCCCGTCCACGTACTCCATCACCATGAAGGGCAGGTCGTTCTTCTCCACCAGGTCGTAGAGCGTCACGATGTTCTGGTGGCGGAAGGCGGCGAGCGCGAACGCCTCGCGGCGGAAGCGGCTGAGGGCCTCGCGGTCCGCGAGCACCTCGGGCAGCAGCTCCTTGATGGCCACCTCGCGCTGCAGCCCCTCGTGCAGGCCGCGGTACACCAGGGCCATGCCGCCGCGGCCGAGCTCACCCAGCACGCGGTAGGCGCCAATCTTGCGATGCTTCGTCTGTCGTTCGGGAGCGGCCACGCGGGCCGCAGGCTACAGGGAGTGGCGCCGGCAGGTCGACCCCGCTGCCCCGTGTAGGCAGATGAAGGCGCGCGTCCGCAGCAGGCGAGCGGGCCCGGCGCCACCCACTCCTCACGCGCGCACGCGTTGGCTAGGGTTCGCGCCCGCCATGAAGACCTCTCTCAAGACGACCCTCCTGCTCACCACCACCACCGCTGCGGCGCTGCTGCTCGGCGGCTGCTCGAACCACCGCTGGAGCGAGGTGGGCCGCTCGCGCCAGTCCGTGACGTCCTCCTCCTCGAGCAAGGAGTGCAAGCCGAGCCAGTACTGGGACGGCGAGACCTGCCGCCACAAGGGCAAGGGCAAGGGCGCGCGCAAGCACGACGACTGACGCCGCGCGCTACTTCTTCGGCGCGGGCGGCGGCGCACCGCCGCTGCCGCCCTGCGTGCGGTCGTCCTTCGCACCGAACAGCTCGCGCAGCTCCTGCGCGAAGCCATTGTCCTTCACCCCCTGGCGCGCCATCGCGGCCATCACCGCCGCGAGCGTCTCCTTGTCCGAGAGCAGCAGCGCGCTGATGCGGTCCTTGCGCTCGCGCATCGCCTGCAGGAAGGCGCCCTGCGCCTCGGGGTGACGCCCCAGCGCGTCCACGATCGCCACCATGGTCGGCACGAGCGCCTCGGGGCGCGCGAGCACCGTGTCCGCCACGAGCCCGGGGCGCTGCATCATCGCTCCGGCCATGGCCTTGCGCGCCTCGGGCGCGTCCTTCGAGGCCTCGAGCAGCTGCACGAAGACCTCCGCGAGCGACTTGGGCTCCTTCACCAGGTGCCGGGCCATGAGCGCGGCGAACTGCGGGTCGTCCAGGCCGCTCGCGCTCACCGTGAGGAAGCGGTTGAGGCTCGTCTTGTGGTTGATCATCAGCTTGAACATCTCGTCCACGTACTCGGGGTTCTCGTCGAACACGCGGATGGTGGCCTCGAGCGCCTGCTTGCGCTGACCCTCGTCCTCGATGGCCGTGGAGATGAGGGACTTCTTCTGGGCCGTGGTGCAGCCCGTGGCGAGCGCCGCGAGCAGCAGCCCCTGCAGCACCCGGCCTGCCGTCCTGTGCACGCGCTCCCGCATGCCGCATGGGTAGCCACCCCCGCGCACCGCCGGCACCCCCTCCCGCCGGCCAGGCTGCTGCGCCGGGCCGCCAGACGGGCCGCCGAGCCCCGCGAGGAGGCTCAGGCGCGCGGGGGCGGGGAGGCCTGGGGCAGCAGCCCCTGCAGGTCGGTGGAGAGCCCGGCGAGGCGCGACACGGTCGTGGCCACGTCGGTGCTCATGCGCGCGTGCGCCTCCACCAGCGCGCGCAGCCGCGCCCCGGCCTCGCTGATGGCGGCGGTGTCGCGCGCCTGGCGGCCCGCCTCGTCCACGCTCGCGTGCGAGTCCGTGCTCTGGCGCCCCACGATGCCCTGGATGGCGTTGAGCGTGCCGCGCGCCGTCTCCAGCAGCGGCAGGAAGCGCCCGGTGGTCTCCGAGATGTGCTCCGCGGAGGCGAGCGCCTCCTGGATGTGCTGCGCCATGCGACTCACCAGCCGGCCCACCTCGGAGCTCTTGCGGCCGCTCTCCGCGCTCAGCCGGCGCACTTCCGCCGCCACCACCGAGAAGCCGCGCCCGTGCACGCCCGCGTGCATCGCCTCGAGGCCCGCGTTGAAGGCGAGCACGCTGGTCTGCGCGGAGATCTCCCGGATGACCTCCACGAACTGCAGCGCGTCCGTGGAGTAGCCCTCGAGCCGGCGCACGCTGGTGGTCGCGCTCTTCACCGCCTCCTCCACCGCGGCCATGCCGCCGGTGAGCGCCGCCACCAGCTGGTCGATGTCCCCGGTGTGCCGCTGCGCCTCCTGGCTGTGCTCGGCGCTCGTGCGCGCCTGCTCCGCCAGCGCATCCGCCGAGCGCGCGAGCCGCTCGCCCGTCTGCGCGATGCGCTCGGCCTCCTGGCGCAGGTCCGAGGCCTGCGTGCTCAGCGCGCGCGTGGTGCCGTCCAGGTCCTGCGCGGAGCCGGCCAGCAGCCCTCCGGCCTCGGCCACCTTGGTGCGCGAGGCCTCGAGCGAGTGCAGCGTCTCGGTCACCTGCGCGCGCAGGTAGAACTGGCGGCGGTGGCCCTGGAAGTGCGCCTCGAGCACGAAGTAGATGGACGCGTACGTCGCCAGGCCTGCGAGGTCGAAGGCCAGGGCGTTGATCGAGCTGGCCTTGCCCGACCCCAGGTCCAGCCCCAGGTGCGCGAGGAACATCAGCGCGGCGTAGGACTGGCGCCCGCGCCGCCCCACCGGCAAGAGCGACAGGCCCGCCATCGCCGCCAGCACGAAGTAGAGCGCGTGGATGGCCGTGCCGTTGAGCCCCTGGACGTAGAAGGCCGCCTCGTTGCCCACGGCGAACAGCGCCGTGAACCAGAAGGCGCCCCGCATGAGCGCGCGCCCGCGCACGACGTACGAGAGCGCGATCCACGCGAGCGGGATGAGCAGCAGCGGGAGGCGCACCAGCGCCGCCTCCCACGCCGTCATCGCCAGGGGGTGCATCCCGGCGCGCACGTAGAGCAGGTCCAGCGCGAGGCACCCCACCCCCGCCGCGAAGCCATCCAGGCAGATGAGGCGCACGCGCCGGGGCGCCGCCCGCAGCAGCGACTCGCGGTAGGCCGCGCGCGCGGAGGGCTGGGACGGCAGAGTGCTCGGCGGCGGGCCCTGCAGGATGCTCATCGGGGACGTTCATCTACGCGGCCCTCCAGGCGCCGGCAATGTGGGCCTGCGCGCTCCCGGTGTGCGCTCTCTCGCCCAGCAGACAGGTTCGCCCGGCTTGCCCACCTCTCCCTTCACCCGCGGGGCCGCCGCCCTCCGCGGTGCGAAGCGCGTGGAGCTCCCCGGCGTGGGGCACCCCCGGGCGCGCGCGGATGGGGGTTCCTCGCGCCGCTGCCGCACATTGCCTCACCTCGCTGCGCTCCTCGCCTCCACGAGGCCTTGCGCGAGGATCCCGGACCCATTTCAATTCGGGACTTCCGGTGTGGTGCCGGTAGGAAAATGCCGTGAGGTTGCGGGCCGTGAGGCCTGCCGTTGCACAGGGAGCGGGGCACTCGTGGAGAGCGTGAATCTGGGCTGGCGCCTGCAGCTGCTGGGCGGCGTGGTGCTGCGCGGGGCAGGGACCGAGCTCACCCCGGAGCGCAAGACAGCGGGCCTGCTGGCCTACCTCTGTTTCGAGGGCCCCACGCCGCGCGCGCGGCTCGCGCAGCTCCTGTGGCCCGAGTCCGAGGAGCCCACGGCGCGCAACAACATGCGCCAGCTGCTGCGCCGGCTGCGCGTGGCCACGGGCACGGACCTGGTGGAGGGCCGCGACATCCTCGAGCTCACGGGCGTCGGCGAGGTGGACGCGCTCGCCTTCGAGGAGGCGGTGGAGGACGGGCGCAGCGTGGCGGGGCTCGCGCTGGAGGGCACGCTCGAGGGCGAGCTGATGGGCGCCCACGACTACTCGGACCTGCACGAGTTCGACGCCTGGCTGCAGCGGGTGCGCGAGCGCATGGCGGCGCTGCAGCGGCGCGCGGCCGGCCGCGAGGTGGAGCAGCTGGAGCTCGCCGGCGAGTACTCGCTCGCGCTCAGCCTCGCCGAGCGC
It contains:
- a CDS encoding serine/threonine-protein kinase, whose protein sequence is MALVYRGLHEGLQREVAIKELLPEVLADREALSRFRREAFALAAFRHQNIVTLYDLVEKNDLPFMVMEYVDGPTLQGLIREGALSPEVAAVVGARIASALDHAHFRHIIHRDLKPGNVMLTKSGEVKLMDFGIAKDAGLEALTKQGFAVGTPSYMSPEQVTGGAIDGRTDLFSLGVLLYEALSGARPFQGKTAGEVFARVRDGHYLPLSKVAPHVPRELAEIVRRAMQTKPKDRYADAAAMRRALEAYLVRAVKVSHSALLVAFLRERGKLTETEALAHLTQAELKRLEGRGRVKRLLRRLKWTAALLALGGAGTGLWATQAKWLPLVHTLLQH
- a CDS encoding methyl-accepting chemotaxis protein: MSILQGPPPSTLPSQPSARAAYRESLLRAAPRRVRLICLDGFAAGVGCLALDLLYVRAGMHPLAMTAWEAALVRLPLLLIPLAWIALSYVVRGRALMRGAFWFTALFAVGNEAAFYVQGLNGTAIHALYFVLAAMAGLSLLPVGRRGRQSYAALMFLAHLGLDLGSGKASSINALAFDLAGLATYASIYFVLEAHFQGHRRQFYLRAQVTETLHSLEASRTKVAEAGGLLAGSAQDLDGTTRALSTQASDLRQEAERIAQTGERLARSADALAEQARTSAEHSQEAQRHTGDIDQLVAALTGGMAAVEEAVKSATTSVRRLEGYSTDALQFVEVIREISAQTSVLAFNAGLEAMHAGVHGRGFSVVAAEVRRLSAESGRKSSEVGRLVSRMAQHIQEALASAEHISETTGRFLPLLETARGTLNAIQGIVGRQSTDSHASVDEAGRQARDTAAISEAGARLRALVEAHARMSTDVATTVSRLAGLSTDLQGLLPQASPPPRA
- the queF gene encoding preQ(1) synthase, whose amino-acid sequence is MPSQRQPQTVTQPTKELQVFPNPNPERDYEITFECPEFTCLCPLTGQPDFASFEIRYVPDQLCVESKSLKLYLWSFRNEGAFHEKVTNDIANHIIEAVDPRHLTIEGTFFVRGGITTLVTVRHDKAGRAASAPRPASAKRRAPVALPGRGRLVKAGR
- a CDS encoding DnaJ family molecular chaperone, which gives rise to MSACPCCLEALKPAFLGLGGRRLASTACALCAERVCEACLRPALLEAPAAATALRSAAPARRRGLACAACLYARALARGEPPPCEEPAGHRQRARRRACPHARRVRWMLHCPDCGEPSRWEPEGDDPRCDACGAPSHADFNACFACGESFGEHHPAGDAAGGYALDYACDARGCGGSVGWQMPHCPWCGEPQRWPAEDEAAPALACSACEALLEPHWACCAACGEEAPLPEACAACAASLAQADAAARCEGCRLLVCDGCFSEWLLPHAAEPSLLCADCAERLGATAAAPLEEEPEGGGADEAEEAADEEPDEAPDAARDEAPDEAPDEAPDEASGGHGDAHAEAPLSPWEVLGVAPGTPLAEVRRAYHALVAQYHPDKVAQLGPKLQALALEETRRLNLAWEQLRARGP
- a CDS encoding ATP-binding protein, translating into MPHSDLSRLLPLLPQAVLRVDGRLNVTWVEADFTRKTGVVLEVGGALLDALEQGRGRDALEHAVREGRAHAGHVLTCALRQVRVQVQPVGAAEGGGALLVLEPSGVDDEVAFSRALQEIARAVSETLEVNSVCAAAVIALVRCAQVQRAEVYLSEAGQGLRRVAVSDLAAPGAAPESPLEPEADAFQKALATGQPQIGIQRGYGDAMGCLFAALPLVAQGRTVGLLLLYKAQGTAFSVRELDLWSAAAGQLAVAVENARLLREAQSALKVREEFMSIASHELKTPLTPLKLSLWGMERRLAAGQPVELSTVLKCKRQVDRLAGLVDHLLDASRLELGKLSLQRAPLELAQLVAEVVDQFRHAFGRSITLAVPAERLWVQGDRDRLEQVLVNLLENAHKYSPAAEPIAVEVGALPDGTGGEGDVCLRVRDRGIGIPGADQSQVFQRFYRARNASHRNFGGLGLGLFISRSIARMHGGELALTSTEGAGASFTLTLPRLPAVEVAALPRRVLLLDEDREQEAEAERVLRAQGYEVLVARDGAEALRKAATGAVDLVLLSASAEPTQAGVFLETFATLPRARPVPLLLAGTERPGWAGPAAPLCPRPYRAEELARAVRQQLGASFSQD